A window from Deinococcus aquiradiocola encodes these proteins:
- a CDS encoding bifunctional 4-hydroxy-2-oxoglutarate aldolase/2-dehydro-3-deoxy-phosphogluconate aldolase, whose protein sequence is MAGSPADPDGIAGVLRACGVVGVLRAPTADSAVQAALASVRGGLSAIELTFTTPGVTDALRELRAALPAHVTLGAGTVMTGVQATSAITAGATFLISPHLGEDVLAVAREAGVPYLPGVLTPSEIVQAVRLGARTVKLFPAGTAGGPAYLRDLLGPLPDLQVMVTGGIPPREVGAYLAAGALAAGLGSNLYPRAAMNGGDWEGVETATRTALQEAGVALTGHRGVAATGARA, encoded by the coding sequence GTGGCTGGCTCGCCCGCTGACCCGGACGGCATCGCCGGCGTGCTGCGCGCCTGCGGCGTGGTCGGCGTGCTGCGCGCCCCCACGGCAGACTCGGCCGTCCAGGCGGCGCTCGCGTCGGTGCGTGGCGGCCTGAGCGCCATCGAGCTGACGTTCACCACGCCCGGCGTGACGGACGCGCTGCGCGAACTGCGGGCCGCGCTTCCCGCGCACGTCACGCTCGGGGCGGGCACCGTCATGACCGGCGTGCAGGCGACCTCGGCGATCACGGCGGGCGCGACCTTCCTCATCAGTCCGCACCTGGGAGAGGACGTGCTCGCCGTGGCCCGCGAGGCGGGCGTCCCGTACCTGCCGGGCGTCCTGACGCCCAGCGAGATCGTGCAGGCCGTACGGCTCGGCGCGCGGACCGTGAAGCTCTTTCCGGCGGGCACGGCAGGCGGTCCGGCGTACCTGCGCGACCTGCTCGGCCCGCTGCCGGACCTGCAGGTGATGGTGACGGGAGGCATTCCGCCGCGCGAGGTGGGCGCCTACCTCGCGGCGGGCGCGCTCGCGGCGGGCCTGGGAAGCAACCTGTACCCCAGGGCCGCCATGAACGGCGGCGACTGGGAAGGCGTCGAGACCGCCACCCGCACTGCCCTGCAGGAGGCGGGCGTCGCCTTGACAGGCCACCGAGGCGTGGCCGCGACCGGAGCGCGCGCGTGA
- a CDS encoding sugar kinase, giving the protein MTLPLPGPRPLDLTGLGEGMVELRADQPLGEAPHLTRASGGDVLNALVSAARLGSRCAFITHVGDDPFGAALRRSWQDEGLDLTHAPLVQGENGVYFISLLPGGEREFTYRRAGSAASRIAPQDVHEDAVASSRAVLLSGITQAISTSAQAATLHAARLARRHGTLIALDPNYRPALWAERGGLNAARAALHDLLPFTDLLLPSFPADTALLGQPTPCAADAARAFAALVPHVALKAGANGAWLSDVGRVPAAPVPDVLDTTGAGDAWNGAYLHAVLHGAHEADAARRAHAVAAHAIRHRGAIPPRLHPPEIPA; this is encoded by the coding sequence GTGACCCTGCCGCTGCCCGGACCGCGCCCGCTGGACCTGACGGGCCTCGGGGAAGGGATGGTCGAGCTGCGCGCCGACCAGCCGCTCGGCGAGGCCCCGCACCTGACCCGGGCAAGCGGCGGTGACGTCCTGAACGCCCTCGTCAGTGCAGCAAGACTGGGAAGCCGCTGCGCGTTCATCACACACGTCGGCGACGACCCCTTCGGGGCGGCCCTGCGGCGCTCGTGGCAGGACGAGGGCCTCGACCTGACGCACGCGCCGCTCGTGCAAGGAGAGAACGGCGTGTACTTCATCAGCCTCCTGCCCGGCGGGGAACGAGAATTCACGTACCGCCGCGCCGGGAGTGCCGCCAGCCGGATCGCGCCTCAGGACGTGCACGAGGACGCCGTGGCCTCCAGCCGCGCCGTGCTGCTGTCCGGCATCACCCAGGCGATCAGCACCAGTGCCCAGGCCGCCACGCTGCACGCCGCCCGACTCGCCCGCAGGCACGGCACGCTCATCGCGCTGGACCCCAACTACCGCCCGGCCCTGTGGGCCGAACGCGGCGGGCTGAACGCCGCCCGCGCCGCACTCCACGACCTGCTCCCCTTCACTGACCTGCTGCTCCCATCCTTCCCGGCCGACACGGCCCTGCTCGGCCAGCCCACACCCTGCGCGGCAGACGCCGCCCGCGCCTTCGCGGCGCTCGTCCCGCACGTCGCCCTGAAGGCCGGGGCAAACGGTGCCTGGCTGTCCGACGTGGGCCGCGTCCCTGCCGCGCCCGTGCCGGACGTCCTGGACACCACCGGTGCCGGGGACGCCTGGAACGGTGCGTACCTGCACGCCGTCCTGCACGGCGCGCACGAAGCAGACGCGGCCAGGCGGGCACACGCGGTCGCCGCGCACGCCATCCGTCACCGCGGCGCCATCCCTCCCCGCCTTCACCCCCCGGAGATTCCCGCATGA
- a CDS encoding cupin domain-containing protein, producing MTDTSPAPPLTLGADWTPAEPGVTRRLVARGQQLMAMQVRFEQGARGSRHTHPHEQLTLILTGSFRFVLGDTPHVLHAGDSLAIPGGTEHEALALAAGELLDMFTPVREDLVGPPD from the coding sequence ATGACTGACACCTCTCCCGCTCCGCCCCTTACCCTGGGCGCCGACTGGACTCCCGCCGAGCCGGGCGTGACCCGCAGACTCGTCGCGCGCGGGCAGCAGCTCATGGCCATGCAGGTGCGGTTCGAGCAGGGCGCGCGGGGCTCCCGGCACACCCACCCGCACGAGCAGCTCACCCTGATCCTGACCGGTTCCTTCCGGTTCGTGCTGGGCGACACGCCTCACGTCCTGCACGCCGGGGACAGCCTTGCCATCCCTGGTGGGACCGAACACGAAGCGCTCGCTCTGGCGGCCGGAGAGCTGCTCGACATGTTCACGCCGGTCCGCGAGGACCTCGTCGGGCCGCCCGACTGA
- a CDS encoding oligogalacturonate lyase family protein: MSEPVPKGQLIPLTPHTSHDPVTGARVTRLTPPDVTCHRNYFYQRCFTSDGRHLLFGGRFDGHWNLYLLDLYVSQARQLTEGEGDNTFGCFLSPDDQSAYYVKGGRELRCVDLATLQERVVYTVPPGRRGYGTWVANSGCTRMVAIEVVEGDLLPLDDWAGFRATFHRRPRCRLIVIDLQTGQAQVIREESRWLGHPMYRPHHDATVAYCHEGPHDLVRERMWLIDEDGRHARPVRTQADGESCTHEFWVPDGSRLIYVLYREGSRDRWICAAEPDTLHNETLMTMPPCSHLMSNHDGTLLVGDGSGPPEDVANAEAHRFEPDTNLYLFDLNARTCRPLAGHHSSWRVHLGSRQVTHPHPSFTPDERQVLFTSDMHGEPALYLVDL, from the coding sequence GTGAGCGAACCCGTGCCCAAAGGCCAGCTGATCCCCCTGACGCCCCACACCTCCCACGACCCGGTCACGGGCGCGCGCGTGACGCGCCTCACCCCGCCGGACGTCACCTGTCACCGCAATTACTTCTATCAGCGCTGCTTCACCTCGGACGGTCGGCACCTGCTGTTCGGCGGACGTTTCGACGGGCACTGGAACCTGTACCTCCTCGACCTGTACGTATCGCAGGCGCGGCAGCTGACCGAAGGGGAGGGTGACAACACCTTCGGGTGCTTCCTCAGTCCCGACGACCAGTCCGCGTACTACGTGAAGGGCGGGCGGGAACTGCGGTGCGTGGACCTCGCCACGCTGCAAGAACGCGTCGTGTACACCGTACCGCCTGGCAGGCGCGGGTACGGCACCTGGGTCGCGAACAGCGGCTGCACCCGCATGGTCGCCATCGAGGTGGTGGAGGGTGACCTGCTCCCACTGGACGACTGGGCCGGGTTCCGCGCCACCTTTCATCGCCGCCCGCGCTGTCGACTGATCGTGATCGACCTGCAGACCGGACAGGCGCAGGTGATCCGCGAGGAGTCCCGCTGGCTCGGGCACCCCATGTACCGCCCGCACCACGACGCGACCGTCGCGTACTGCCACGAGGGACCGCACGATCTGGTGCGGGAGCGCATGTGGCTGATCGACGAGGACGGCCGACACGCGCGGCCCGTGAGGACGCAGGCCGACGGGGAGTCCTGCACGCACGAGTTCTGGGTCCCGGACGGGTCCCGCCTGATCTACGTGCTGTACCGGGAGGGTTCACGCGACCGGTGGATCTGCGCGGCCGAGCCCGACACCCTCCACAACGAGACGCTGATGACCATGCCACCCTGCTCTCACCTGATGAGCAACCACGACGGCACACTGCTGGTCGGGGACGGCAGCGGCCCTCCCGAGGACGTCGCCAACGCCGAAGCACACCGATTTGAGCCGGACACGAACCTGTACCTCTTCGACCTGAACGCCCGCACCTGCCGTCCACTGGCTGGGCACCACTCGAGCTGGCGGGTGCATCTCGGCAGCCGACAGGTGACGCACCCGCACCCGTCGTTCACACCGGACGAACGGCAGGTCCTGTTCACCAGCGACATGCACGGCGAACCCGCCCTGTACCTCGTGGACCTCTGA